The DNA segment TTCGGGTACTCGATCGGCTTGCAGTCCTTCGCCGGCTTCAGGCGGGTGTGGTCGGGTGAACCGTGGTGCAGCGTCCACGGTTCCCGCCCGCCGACCAGAATGCTGAAGCCACTGTACGCCACACCGCCGAACAGGCCGAGCCCGGTGTGGAAGCTGGGTCGGGAGTTTCGCACCTTGTACAGATCCTTCCACACGTACGATTCCTTGATGCTGAAACAAACCGAAAATGTTAAAAGTCATTTTACGCACCGAgaaatctccccccccccccacttaCCGATCGGGATAGTCCTTCGGCTCCAGGCCCGCCTTTTCCTGCGTCGCACCGGAGAAGATCGCCTCGCAAGCACTCTCCGCCGCCAGCATGCCACTCTTCATCGCGTAGTGGCTGCCCTTGACGCGCGGCACGTTCATGAAGCCGGCGCCGCACCCCACCAAACAGCCGCCCGGGAACGTCAGCTTCGGAATGCTCTGGAAGCCGCCCTCGTTCAGTGCCCGCGCACCGTACGCAATGCGGCTGCCGCCCTCGAACGTGCTGCGCACCTTCGGGTGCGTCTTGAACCGCTGGAACTCCTGGAACGGGCTCAGGTACGGGTTCACGTAGTCCAGCCCCACCACGAACCCGACCGCCACCAGCGGCGTCGGTTCGTTCAGATGGTACAGGAACGAGCCACCGTACGTGTGCCGGTCCAGCGGCCACCCGATCGTGTGCTCCACCAGCCCCGGCTTGTGGTTTTCCGCCTTGATCTCCCACACCTCCTTCAGCCCGATGCCGTACGTTTGCGGGTCGTTCTCCGCGTTCAGCCCGAAGCGGGCCATCACCTGCTTGGACAGGTGGCCCCGGCAACCCTCCGCAAAGATGGTCGTCTTCGCGTGCAGTTCCATGCCGCGCGCGAACGTATCCTTCGGCGCACCGTCCTTCCCGATGCCGACGTCGCCGGTGGCGATGCCCTTCACCGAGCCGTCTTCGTGGTACAGTATCTCCGAGGCGGCCGTACCGGGGTAGATCTCCACGCCGAGCTCTTCCGCCTGCTGGCCGAGCCAGGCCACCACGTGACCCAACCGCACGACGTAGTTGCCCCGGTTGTCCATCGGCCAGCCGGGAAAGATCGGAATGGGCAGCTTGGCCGACTCGGTGAGGTACGAGAACTTGTCGTGCGTGACGGGCGTGTTGAGTGGGGCTTCCTTTTCCTTCCAGTCCGGGATCAGCTCGTTCAGGGCGACTGGATCGAGACAGGCGCCGGACAGGATGTGGCCACCGACCTCAGCCGCCTTCTCCACGAGACAGACGCGCAGCTCCTGGCCCTTCTCCGCCGCTAGCTGCTTCGCCCGGATCGCTGCGGAGAGACCGGCCGGACCACCGCCCACGATGAGCAGATCCGCTTCGTCGACGAAACGCTCCATGTCGACCTCTGTGGAGagaaagagggggggggggggggggggtgtgtaGAAAAACGAAGTGGCAGGCACCATTTTCTCAACTCACCTCCCCATCGTGGATCCTTATCCCGCGGGTGGATCGTGTAGTGGGTGGTGATTTTCGGGAACTGTGCCGATGCCTCGGAATAGTGGCGAAGTTGTGGCCGCTGGAGCAGTGTTCGAGTATCTGCGGAGAAAGTAAGCAACCAGCATGTCTCAATTACGCCCGATTGTGTAAATCAACTCTAGCAACAAGTAGGCAGAGCCAACCAGTCGTCTTGACAACATTCGCGCTACGTCGACCAAGGTCAAAGTCCAACTGTGCAACTCGTGGGTGTAGTAGAGAGCAGAGGGTGTGAAGGGGAGGGGAAGAAATCGGCAAACTGATTCACTTTATTTCACTTACACTTGGCAATGTTGAGCATGTTTCGAGCCATGTTGTTCGTATATGTACGTCCACCCTCACAATTCGAGGCAACAGGCAAAcacctttgtttttttgtttcgttatgTAATTAAGCAGCCTTCCTCTACTGCGAAGGCTCCAATTCTTAAACCTCGCGTGCAGCGGATAAGGGAAGCGTCTGGAACACTCGCGGAAGTTGGTTTCGCACTGTGTCGAATGAAAtcaaacaccaacaacacctcTCAATTGATCTCGCGGCTTTGGCGCACCGATCGCAAGGAAAGTGCGTCCGCTCGGTCGGTTCGCTTGGGCGTTCGTGCTTGCCGATGGCGGTCGTGGTGTAATCGTGGACTTCGGGCTGACCAGCGATTGAAGCGGTTCCAAAACACAGCTGAGCAGcgattgtgttttgttgattgAAAGGGAATgataacttcttcttcttcttcttcctgttCGTGTGTTCTTGGCCGGTTGCAAGTTGCGACGGCCGTCGGAATCTCGCGCCCCACTGACCTTTGCTCACTTCGGGTTCGGTTTAGGATTTGGCACGGAAATGGGGATcctttattgtttatttacatGATACTACACTTTTTTTAGTGTCGTGCATTTATAATTAGAAGAAGCGAAGGAAAAATGTATTTTCCTTCCCCCCACCAGGTGTGTAGCTGTCAAAAAACGGTCGTAGGGCGCGTGACGTTTGAAACGTCtgattaaaatttaaactCATGGCTTTCAAAACCGTTACAACTGTTCTCGTTGTTCGGTTTTGCTCGTTGAAAACACCGTTTGGTatttaaaactgttttttaCCAAGAATGTATATTAAATGTGTATGGAAATGATTGaatgtaaaattgtatttCCTCTCATTTTTGTATCCCTTATCATTAAtcaaaacagagaaaaaccAGATTTCCAGGGATGTCAAACACGGAGCCGGCTTATCAAAAACCAATTTTCAAGGACCATCAAAGCAATTGCCGACAAAAGGATACACCGGCTCAGCGGCTGCCGACAAGGGCAAGGACCATTTCAATTGGATCCTTACAAAATACAGCAAACTAATGAAGATCCTGGTTTTCTCACGTTCATTCATAAAATTTGGAGACATGCTTTGAAGATGCTTACGCACATAGAATATTCCCGTTCTCAAAGAAATCAATGTCATGAGCATGAGTAATTTTGGGTCAAATGCACACTTTTTAACGCGAGACAATCCTGATCGGTACTACTGCACTTGTCGCGGCCTCCAAAATGCCGACAAACGGGGTGCCTCAATTAGTTGCGCCTCAAGTGCGGTGCGCGCGTCCGTACGCAAAAGCACTTACGCACTTGGTTTGCGCGGGGCATGTTGTGTGAGAAATAAAACCACCAAAAATTTAAACTATACCGCGCGACAGACGGCACCAAGTGGATGCTTCCGTTGGGTGTCcgtgtgctgctgccgccgccgccgccgccgctaccGGTGTGACAAAAGCCGCAACCATGCCGGTAACGCGCGTCCTTGGGTGTAATTAGTAGCacttaaaattcaattacacCCGTCGCGACGCATTTGATCCACATGCAAAGGGAATTTGTGACACACTGTGAGGAGAAAGAGCGGGGCGAAATAAGTCAGCCATTACGAGGGGGAATAAAGGTATCCTTTCCAAACACAAATTCAATCATGTGTTTCGATTTTCGTGCGTATCCTTCTGGCTTCATGCGTACATTGATGGCGGACATTCATGGCACCGCCTACTAAGCGACCGGCccggtcggtgtgtgtgtgtgcgtgtttccaCTTCCgatgggtttgtgtgtttgttttattggccCTTTTGCCGGTACACGGCCAGACAGACACATGGTGCACGGTGCACGTCCCACGGTGACCATCGTTAGGACCTCATTAATCACCTTTGGCCAGGAGTGCAGCCAGCCCAACGAGACAATCGCTGCCGGCCGGCCCGTGTAAATGTGTTGTTAGTTTTTCTCCAATCCCACCCAGAACCGTTATTACCGCACGGTCGCGGTCATCTTCTGTCCGGTTTTTcttctgtgtttttgttaattCTTTCCCGCTTACCTTTTCCCCCATTTGCGCTGTGTGGGCTCTACCGTTGGCCGGTTAGGGGTACCCGGCCTTCCTTCCCGGTGTCTCATTTCGTGCCGTTTCTCGCAAGTCataattataatatttcaCCGCCTTGTTCGTTTCGGCCCTTCAAATGaggtggagagagagagagcaaggagaggaaagggaaaaaaggttGATCCTCAAACCATTTTTGAGACGGCCGGAACCGTAAGCACCACCAACGAGGGTGGGGAGGGGCAACGGATTGGGCGGACGGGGCGGAAGAAACGATCCTCAATTATCCGTGGACAGGACCTGACAGAATGACTTCCTGTTTCTTCGGATGATTGTTGCTGCACCGTCTGGCACCGTTTACTAGGTCATCCGGACGGGGAGGTAGATTGTTGGTTTTCtaaagtttgtttgttttacaggTGGTTGAAAATTGGGAAGAAATTGCTACGGCatgagcaagcaaaaaaacaaaaaagaaatggagttggattttaaatataaattgatttttagtTAATTTTCCGTTAAACTTCCTCCAGTGCCTGGTGTGTCCTAAGACTTCCTTCACCCATGTGCGAGTGCATTCTGGCGATCAGTAACCCAAAAAACACTTCagaaaaaggggggaaaacataaaacaaaaaggaaccCACGGGGTCTTCGTCtggcttcatttttcacgggCTCTTACCACCCTCGGCTCCCATCACCGATCACTTCCACCGAGCAGAAAAAGGGAGAAATTTAACAATTATTTCATCACCGTGGTAATTTTCAGTTGTGAACGATAACTTCCCAAATTGTGGCCGGACCCCCCAACGATTGACCGTTggcaaaaatgaaatattctcGGCCGGTTCGCTTTTTCCGGCCGTTCACTTGGGCAggctttttttgtagttggTTGTTTCTTCCCCTTCGGTTTGGGGTGCCTCCCCGTGGGCGCCTTCCAAGACGACGCAGGTCTTGTTAGTTGCCAGCGTAAGGCTTATCCTGATGATGTCCTGCTGGGCACGGAGCACGGAGAGGATGTGGCGACTTTGGGATCTTTATCGTATTTATCCCTCTCTTCGCCCCATCGCGATCGCTGTTTGATCGTGTTCGAATCGACCTTTTTGTAATAGAGTTGCTGGTCTTGGTGACATTTGGGCGTAACGTTTGGAGGAGGAGAAAGAACGGGCTCAACGATGATCTGAGCCGCAGATAGAACGTTACTGATAAGCGTTTATTAATTTACCCTTATCTATCGATACTTGGCGTACGTGTTTTGCCACACGGATGGAACGTAAATGGATGTAATAAATAGTGGAATTTATAACACCAATTAGTAGATGGCAAAACTAATCAGAATAAGGAAGGCAAGAACTTAaatggtaaataaaaaaaaacatacaaacctAAAACGAATCATTAGGTAGAATGTACGAGAAGAAGCTGGTCGCAGCGATTagagaaaaatggcaaaacatgGCGGAAAAGTTCCTCTTTATTACAGTTTTTATCACAGAAAAGCCTTCACGAACCGATAGCATAAAATTAACATTCTTCACATTCCATCACTGCACCGGAAATGCCTACCTTTTAGAGGGCAAATTTTCGCATCAAATGCTACCGTTCGGAGGTTTTTTCCCCCTGCCGGGAATTTCCActaagtttgtttgtttattttgcccTCCCTAATCTCACTGTCagtattgttttattatctTCCTATTttttctagaatgacttcattGTCAACTGCATCATTTAGCCCGCATTCCACCATGTTCCACTTCCGGTTTCCGGTTCGATCCAGTGAGAATATTGGCAGGCACACCTTCTGTGCAGTTCTGTGCAGAGCCGTCCTCTCATTATCACTACCAGTGGCCCAACAGTGCGCAAACAGCTTTACTTTATGACAAGGGCATGATTACCGGACGCACAAGGCCGGATGGCCGgacaagcaaaaaaataaaagcacttGTCCCTTACCGGACGAAGATACGCCTCAAAAAAACCCGGAAGACACATAACAGGCGGCCAGCGAAGAACGGGCATACCATGGGGGTAGATAGGATAGCGCACTGGGACGACACAAGTTGggaatttgaaacaaaacaaacagccggTCGGTCAGTCAGCCAAGTTAGCCAAGCCTGCCGGACCCGGCGAACTCTGGCGCCATGAAGTGCAATTTTCAAATTTGAGAAAACTAATACCTCTCAAGTTTGTTCACATATTTTCTGCCTGACTTTTAACACTCGCTGAACCGGGGGAACTTGGCGGGGTCGGGATGTGTTTTTAAGATTTAGCAATTTCTCTActttttgatgttgttgttgttattcgtCTGCCTTTGTGCCACTTGCATGCTGTGCTTCCGCTTCCTTCCTACTATTTGTGGCCAGTTTTTGGTGCTCTTGTTGCCTATTTACAATATCTGTGCAGACAGTTGGTGTGCGACCGATATTGGTTTTAGCAAGTCGGGGGTCCAGGGTGAGAGGAATTGATGGGTTTTGTGGAATTTCTTAAACTCGTCCCAAACGCCCCGTCTCCCTGgtcgtgtgagtgtgtgtgtgtgtgtggacagGGCTGTGAgggggattttttgttgttgaaaggttgtattatttattgcgTGACCGGGTGGGTTGGGTCTCCTGTTAAGAAAGGAGTCCTAATTTTAGCAAACAACCCACAATCAATTTCACCgttcagttttatttttttgagtCATTAAGGCAGAGACACGGTCGCTTTTAGGCAAATTGGTTAGGGGCAacaagggggaaaaaacgagCATATGGAACAGGCATGAACGATAATATTGTTCGAAAGgaatgttatttttatgatttggCAAGAATGTGAAGTCAACAAGGTTAGGACGCGACAGTTTATGCTTAAAAAGTCACTTCCTGTACTTTGAATTGAGGGAAATTACGGCGCTGAGGTTGTGTTTGCCCTTGTTGGAATGTGCACGTGTGAGGAGCAAGGAATGAAAGCATGAAGTATTTGTCATACCAGAAGCTCTACATGGAAAACCCagaatg comes from the Anopheles coluzzii chromosome 2, AcolN3, whole genome shotgun sequence genome and includes:
- the LOC120949348 gene encoding electron transfer flavoprotein-ubiquinone oxidoreductase, mitochondrial, with product MARNMLNIAKYTRTLLQRPQLRHYSEASAQFPKITTHYTIHPRDKDPRWGEVDMERFVDEADLLIVGGGPAGLSAAIRAKQLAAEKGQELRVCLVEKAAEVGGHILSGACLDPVALNELIPDWKEKEAPLNTPVTHDKFSYLTESAKLPIPIFPGWPMDNRGNYVVRLGHVVAWLGQQAEELGVEIYPGTAASEILYHEDGSVKGIATGDVGIGKDGAPKDTFARGMELHAKTTIFAEGCRGHLSKQVMARFGLNAENDPQTYGIGLKEVWEIKAENHKPGLVEHTIGWPLDRHTYGGSFLYHLNEPTPLVAVGFVVGLDYVNPYLSPFQEFQRFKTHPKVRSTFEGGSRIAYGARALNEGGFQSIPKLTFPGGCLVGCGAGFMNVPRVKGSHYAMKSGMLAAESACEAIFSGATQEKAGLEPKDYPDRIKESYVWKDLYKVRNSRPSFHTGLGLFGGVAYSGFSILVGGREPWTLHHGSPDHTRLKPAKDCKPIEYPKPDGKLTFDLLSSVALTGTNHEGDQPAHLTLKDDTVPVKNNLTIYDGPEARFCPAGVYEYVANDEGGNMKLQINAQNCIHCKTCDIKDVTQNINWVVPEGGGGPAYNGM